From one Streptomyces sp. NBC_01478 genomic stretch:
- a CDS encoding non-ribosomal peptide synthetase has protein sequence MIPLSFAQRRLWFLYRLEGPSPTYNIPFVLRLEGTLDIAALAAAVRDVATRHESLRTVFVEDADGTPEQRVLSPEEAPVPFRVIDVGTGTVDAVTHEIACEGFDLDREPPFRAAVLRLGPQEHVVVFVFHHIAADGASMAPFLRDLVSAYSARHRHSAPDWTPLPVQYKDYTLWQRQLLGDEADPGSISAAQLDYWRAELAGVPQPVQLPLDRPRPTPAGHHGGYVSFELEPELLAGLGKLAADRGATPPMVAQAALAVLLHHLGAGHDLTIGSPIEGRADEQLDDLIGFFANTWVLRADLSKNPSFGDLLDQVRDKALAAYDNQDVPFERLVGMLNPERSVSYSPLFQVMLAWQFVWQGIEMPDLRVTPVPAGTDTARFDLFFNIIPDGSGRAFGQLEYATELFDPTTAESIAERYVRVLRQVVADPGTRLGAVDVRSEAEQDWLSRLNETEAPARGATLTELVTAQALRTPGATAVVAGQSELSYGELTARSGRLAAVLRNRGVGPDMLVAVALPRSADLVVAQLGVLMAGGAYLPIDPDHPAARVDLLLNTADPVLVLTNDQVAAVLPECRPPVLRLDDLRLDDADAPLVAASDIRVEPDHLAYVMYTSGSTGRPKGVAMTHATVANGVWHSRQIAQVEAGSRMLAATSVNFDVSVFEIFTALAAGATVEIVRDALELAERDSWSGTTICAVPSVFTALLGPVLAKEPGALKLDLSTAILGGDPLTGDVIHQVRQALPDVRVVHAYGQTESFYVSAFPVPQRSAETGVTPIGRPLANMRTYILGPELTPVPPGVIGELYVAGPLARGYYGSGGATAERFVACPFGPAGARMYRSGDLAQWDRNGQLRYEGRADTQVKVNGIRVEPTEIEIVLARHPAVGEAVVTAWEDHHTGTTRLVGYVTPAADAQAPVSVPELRRFVAERMPDYMVPTLLVILDRLPRTVTGKLDRAALPEPEFAGVEYRAPRSETERVLAEVYSDVLDAQQVGVDDDFFVGGGDSIRSIQVVARAKARGIVVSTREIFEHRTIARLAELVDERADEERPTLAELPGGGIGWAPLPPTAAHVLARGGGIDRFCMSAMLTLPDGIDRAGLVATLQAVLDQHDALRSRLDRARPGLWTEPPGSIDADTLLRQVPYSDADPNAELDAAAGRLAPDAGVMAQFVWFTSHGGENRLLIVLHHLAMDGVSWRILVPDLVSAWQQVRDGRTPALQGVGTSLRRWTHALADEATAPERVAELPVWMRILREDEPALGARELDRTRDVAATAETVRVHLPADVTETLLNTVPAVFRGSVDDGLLTGLALALTRWRRTRGVSATSTLVRLEGHGRDEQLAPGADLSGTIGWFTAMFPVRLDLAGIDEADAFAGGPAAGRAIKAVKEQLRAVPHNGIGYGLLRHLNPETAARLAQLPEPQIGFNYLGRSSGADIPEALRGLGWAPDTTHRDLIAAPDADMPVESALEINAVAAAGPDGDELTAYFGFPTGLLAHDEVSELAALWVQALTALARHTLAPEAGGLTPTDAPLVDVDQDEIDAWEARFGKLSKVWPATPAQSGIHFHTLLAGASSYDPYHVQLAFQLSREVDPERMRRAGQALVGRYASLRAAFVDRADGDVVQVVPEAVTLPWQYLDLTVLAEPERTEAFERFLAQDRAAHFDAATPPLFRLALVVLAPGRPELVLTAHHMLFDGWSTPLLMRDLLLLYASGGDPADLPATRDYGDFLSWLARQDHEESGRVWAAALEGIEGPTLLAPDSAGTDAEDRDQVDITFPPEETHQLRRRAAELGITVNTLIQGAWALLLGRLTGREDVVFGATVSGRPPAVADVESTVGMFINTVPVRVTYAPGDTVAEVLTGLQSRQAALADHYYYGLAEIQQAAGLQSLFDTLVVFESYPIDREGLSAASDAADGITFTGFRPSAGNHYPLCLAAAVDPHLELILQYTPGAFDRDTVETYAARLVRVLRQLAADPELKVAGLDVLEPAERERILADATDRRVPTADVTITARVEAQTARTPDAIAVVADGESLTYAELDARAERLAVELVAHGVGPETVVSVVLPRTATMTVALLGILKAGGAYLPVDPAYARARLPRILPVARPHLVLAAADTRALVPDTDIPVLVLDDLDLRAAPQDTGPRPTARPENLAYVVYTSGSTGVPKGVSVTHATVVDAVDALAAHAGMESGRRVLLAASFGFDVATFELFSALTTGGSVEIVRDVLELAERDTWDVDVICSVPSAFAELVDQLHDRIRPTALNISGEVLTPALANRVRTLWPQARVINSYGPSETFYATAHLLDPDRPYAPDVPIGRPFPRVRAYVLGPGLTLLPPGTPGELYLAGAGRGYQGQPALTADRFVADPYGPPGTRMYRTGDLASLTPDGELHHLGRIDTQVKIRGYRVEPGEVEAALTDHPHIAQAAVVARQAGDTRYLAAYLVPADGESAPNPADIADHLADRLPDYMVPAAYIPLDRLPLSPNGKLDHKALPTPDLTPTTPFRAPVTAREKALAKLFAEVLGVDRIGVDDGFFALGGHSLLATRLITRARAELEIEIPIRKIFDLPTVSALAAWSEESAVPLRPSLRKMIVEE, from the coding sequence ATGATCCCGTTGTCCTTCGCCCAACGCCGGCTGTGGTTTCTCTACCGTCTGGAAGGCCCGTCCCCGACCTACAACATCCCGTTCGTGCTGCGCCTGGAGGGGACGCTGGACATCGCGGCTCTGGCCGCGGCGGTGCGGGATGTCGCGACCCGGCACGAGAGTCTGCGCACCGTGTTCGTGGAGGACGCCGACGGCACCCCGGAGCAGCGGGTCCTGTCGCCGGAAGAGGCCCCCGTCCCGTTCCGGGTCATCGATGTGGGCACGGGCACGGTGGACGCGGTGACGCACGAGATCGCCTGCGAGGGCTTCGACCTGGACCGGGAGCCGCCCTTTCGCGCGGCCGTGCTCCGCCTCGGTCCGCAGGAGCACGTGGTGGTGTTCGTGTTCCACCACATCGCCGCGGACGGGGCGTCGATGGCACCTTTCCTCCGCGATCTGGTGTCCGCGTACTCGGCCCGTCATCGGCACAGCGCACCGGACTGGACACCGCTCCCGGTGCAGTACAAGGACTACACGCTGTGGCAGCGCCAGCTGCTGGGTGACGAAGCGGACCCCGGCAGCATCTCCGCGGCTCAACTGGACTACTGGCGCGCGGAATTGGCCGGGGTGCCGCAGCCCGTGCAGCTGCCGCTGGACCGGCCGCGGCCGACACCCGCCGGGCATCACGGCGGCTATGTCTCGTTCGAGCTGGAACCCGAACTGCTTGCCGGGCTCGGCAAGTTGGCCGCCGACCGCGGTGCCACACCGCCGATGGTCGCCCAGGCCGCGCTCGCGGTGCTGCTGCACCACCTCGGTGCCGGTCACGACCTGACGATCGGCAGCCCGATCGAGGGACGCGCGGACGAGCAACTCGACGATCTGATCGGGTTCTTCGCCAACACCTGGGTGCTGCGCGCCGACCTGTCGAAGAACCCGTCGTTCGGCGATCTGCTGGACCAGGTGCGGGACAAGGCCCTCGCCGCGTACGACAACCAGGACGTCCCCTTCGAGCGCCTGGTCGGCATGCTCAACCCGGAACGCTCCGTGTCGTACTCCCCGCTCTTCCAGGTGATGCTGGCCTGGCAGTTCGTGTGGCAGGGGATCGAGATGCCGGACCTGCGGGTCACCCCCGTCCCGGCGGGCACCGACACCGCGAGGTTCGACCTGTTCTTCAACATCATTCCGGACGGATCCGGGCGTGCCTTCGGGCAGTTGGAGTACGCGACGGAACTGTTCGACCCCACCACGGCCGAGAGCATCGCCGAACGCTATGTGCGCGTGCTCCGGCAGGTGGTCGCCGATCCCGGCACGCGGCTGGGTGCGGTGGATGTGCGCAGTGAGGCTGAACAGGACTGGCTGTCACGGCTGAACGAGACCGAGGCACCGGCGCGCGGGGCGACACTGACGGAACTCGTCACCGCCCAGGCACTGCGCACACCGGGTGCGACAGCGGTGGTGGCCGGCCAAAGCGAGCTGTCCTACGGGGAGTTGACCGCCCGCTCCGGCCGACTGGCCGCGGTGCTGCGGAACCGCGGAGTCGGGCCGGACATGCTGGTGGCCGTGGCGTTGCCGCGGTCCGCGGACCTGGTGGTCGCTCAGCTGGGCGTGCTCATGGCCGGCGGCGCCTATCTGCCGATCGATCCCGATCATCCGGCCGCGCGAGTCGACCTTCTGCTCAACACGGCCGATCCCGTCCTGGTGCTGACCAACGATCAGGTGGCGGCGGTACTTCCGGAGTGCCGACCGCCTGTACTGCGCCTCGACGACCTGCGTCTCGACGACGCCGACGCCCCCCTGGTCGCAGCCTCCGACATCCGTGTCGAGCCGGACCATCTGGCGTACGTGATGTACACCTCCGGCTCCACGGGCAGACCCAAGGGCGTCGCCATGACCCACGCCACTGTGGCCAACGGGGTCTGGCACTCACGGCAGATCGCCCAGGTCGAGGCGGGATCCCGCATGCTCGCCGCGACCTCGGTCAACTTCGACGTCTCCGTGTTCGAGATCTTCACCGCGCTCGCGGCCGGGGCCACCGTCGAGATCGTCCGCGACGCACTCGAACTCGCCGAACGCGACAGCTGGTCCGGTACCACCATCTGTGCCGTGCCCTCGGTGTTCACCGCACTCCTCGGCCCCGTCCTCGCCAAGGAGCCGGGCGCTCTGAAGCTCGACCTGAGCACCGCGATCCTCGGCGGCGACCCCCTCACGGGCGATGTCATCCACCAGGTCCGCCAAGCCCTCCCGGACGTCCGGGTCGTCCACGCCTACGGCCAGACCGAGAGCTTCTACGTCTCCGCCTTCCCGGTCCCGCAGCGCTCGGCCGAGACCGGCGTGACACCGATCGGCCGCCCGCTCGCCAACATGCGCACCTACATTCTGGGACCGGAACTGACCCCGGTCCCACCCGGCGTGATCGGCGAACTGTACGTCGCCGGCCCGCTCGCCCGCGGCTACTACGGCAGCGGCGGAGCGACCGCCGAGCGGTTCGTCGCCTGCCCCTTCGGCCCGGCCGGTGCCCGTATGTACCGCAGCGGCGACCTGGCCCAGTGGGACCGGAACGGTCAACTGCGCTACGAGGGACGGGCCGACACCCAGGTCAAGGTGAACGGCATCCGGGTCGAGCCGACCGAGATCGAGATCGTCCTGGCCCGGCATCCCGCGGTCGGCGAGGCCGTCGTCACGGCATGGGAGGACCACCACACCGGTACCACCCGACTCGTCGGCTATGTGACGCCCGCGGCCGACGCGCAGGCCCCTGTGTCGGTGCCGGAGTTGCGGCGCTTCGTGGCCGAGCGGATGCCGGACTACATGGTGCCCACCCTGCTCGTGATCCTGGACCGGCTGCCGCGGACCGTGACCGGAAAGCTGGACCGGGCCGCGCTGCCCGAGCCCGAGTTCGCCGGTGTCGAGTACCGGGCGCCGCGCAGCGAGACGGAGCGGGTCCTGGCCGAGGTGTACTCCGATGTCCTTGACGCCCAACAGGTCGGCGTCGACGACGACTTCTTCGTCGGCGGCGGGGACAGCATCCGCTCCATCCAGGTCGTCGCCCGGGCCAAGGCACGCGGCATCGTGGTCAGCACCCGGGAGATCTTCGAACACCGGACGATCGCCCGGCTCGCGGAACTGGTGGACGAACGGGCGGACGAGGAACGCCCGACCCTGGCCGAACTGCCGGGCGGCGGCATCGGCTGGGCTCCGCTGCCGCCGACAGCGGCCCACGTCCTGGCACGCGGCGGTGGCATCGACCGGTTCTGCATGTCCGCGATGCTGACCCTGCCCGACGGCATCGACCGTGCGGGACTGGTCGCGACCCTGCAAGCCGTCCTGGACCAGCACGATGCCCTGCGCTCCCGGCTCGACCGGGCACGGCCGGGCCTGTGGACGGAGCCGCCCGGCAGCATCGACGCCGACACCCTGCTACGGCAGGTCCCCTACAGCGACGCCGACCCGAACGCCGAACTGGACGCGGCCGCCGGCCGACTGGCCCCGGACGCGGGTGTCATGGCGCAGTTCGTGTGGTTCACCTCCCATGGGGGCGAGAACCGCCTGTTGATCGTCCTGCACCACCTCGCCATGGACGGCGTGTCCTGGCGGATCCTGGTACCGGACCTGGTGTCTGCCTGGCAACAGGTACGGGACGGCCGCACCCCGGCTCTGCAAGGCGTGGGCACCTCGTTGCGCCGATGGACACACGCCCTGGCCGACGAGGCCACGGCCCCGGAGCGGGTGGCCGAACTCCCCGTGTGGATGCGGATCCTGCGCGAGGACGAGCCCGCACTGGGAGCACGAGAGCTGGACCGGACGCGCGATGTCGCGGCCACCGCCGAGACCGTGCGCGTCCACCTGCCCGCCGATGTCACCGAAACGCTGCTGAACACGGTGCCCGCGGTCTTCCGCGGCAGTGTCGACGACGGACTGCTGACCGGACTGGCCCTCGCCCTGACCCGCTGGCGCCGGACACGGGGCGTGTCCGCCACCTCGACGCTGGTGAGGCTCGAAGGACACGGCAGGGACGAGCAGTTGGCACCCGGCGCGGATCTGTCCGGCACGATCGGATGGTTCACCGCGATGTTCCCGGTGCGCCTGGACCTGGCCGGCATCGACGAGGCGGACGCGTTCGCGGGCGGCCCGGCCGCCGGCCGGGCGATCAAGGCGGTCAAGGAGCAGCTACGGGCGGTCCCCCACAACGGCATCGGCTACGGCCTGCTGCGCCACCTCAACCCGGAGACCGCGGCCCGACTGGCCCAACTCCCGGAACCGCAGATCGGATTCAACTACCTCGGCAGGTCCTCCGGCGCGGACATCCCCGAGGCACTGCGCGGCCTGGGCTGGGCCCCCGACACCACGCACCGGGACCTGATTGCCGCGCCGGACGCGGACATGCCGGTGGAGTCGGCGCTGGAGATCAACGCGGTGGCCGCCGCGGGCCCCGACGGCGACGAACTCACCGCGTACTTCGGCTTCCCGACCGGGCTGCTTGCCCACGACGAGGTGAGCGAGCTGGCCGCACTGTGGGTCCAGGCGCTGACCGCCCTGGCCCGGCACACCCTCGCCCCCGAAGCCGGTGGCCTGACCCCGACCGACGCCCCGCTGGTCGACGTCGACCAGGACGAGATCGACGCCTGGGAGGCCCGCTTCGGCAAACTGTCCAAGGTGTGGCCGGCGACCCCGGCGCAGTCCGGGATCCACTTTCATACCCTGCTGGCCGGAGCGTCGTCGTACGACCCCTACCACGTGCAGCTGGCGTTCCAGCTCTCCCGAGAGGTCGACCCGGAACGGATGCGCCGGGCCGGACAGGCGCTGGTGGGGCGTTACGCAAGCCTCCGCGCGGCGTTCGTCGACCGGGCGGACGGCGATGTCGTCCAGGTCGTGCCGGAGGCGGTGACCCTGCCGTGGCAGTACCTCGACCTGACCGTGCTGGCGGAGCCGGAGCGTACCGAGGCCTTCGAGCGGTTCCTGGCGCAGGACCGCGCCGCCCACTTCGACGCGGCCACCCCACCACTGTTCCGGCTGGCACTCGTCGTCCTCGCACCCGGACGGCCCGAACTCGTCCTGACCGCCCACCACATGCTCTTCGACGGCTGGTCCACGCCTCTGCTGATGCGGGACCTGCTCCTGCTCTACGCCTCCGGCGGTGACCCGGCCGACCTGCCCGCCACCCGCGACTACGGCGACTTCCTGTCCTGGCTCGCCCGCCAGGACCACGAGGAGTCCGGACGGGTATGGGCGGCCGCACTCGAAGGGATCGAGGGACCGACCCTGCTCGCCCCCGACTCCGCGGGCACGGACGCCGAGGACCGCGACCAGGTCGACATCACGTTCCCGCCCGAGGAGACGCACCAACTCCGCCGCCGTGCCGCCGAGTTGGGCATCACCGTCAACACCCTGATCCAAGGCGCCTGGGCACTGCTGCTCGGTCGGCTCACCGGCCGCGAGGACGTGGTCTTCGGCGCCACCGTCTCCGGACGCCCGCCCGCGGTGGCGGATGTCGAGTCGACGGTCGGAATGTTCATCAACACCGTTCCCGTACGTGTCACTTACGCGCCCGGCGACACCGTCGCCGAGGTCCTCACCGGACTCCAGAGCCGACAGGCCGCCCTCGCGGACCACTACTACTACGGGCTCGCGGAGATCCAGCAGGCGGCCGGACTCCAGTCCCTCTTCGACACCCTGGTCGTCTTCGAGTCGTACCCGATCGACCGGGAGGGCCTCAGCGCGGCCAGCGACGCCGCGGACGGGATCACCTTCACCGGCTTCCGCCCGTCCGCCGGCAACCACTACCCCCTGTGTCTGGCGGCGGCGGTCGACCCGCACCTCGAACTGATCCTCCAGTACACGCCCGGCGCCTTCGACCGCGACACCGTGGAGACGTACGCGGCCCGTCTCGTGCGCGTCCTGCGGCAACTGGCCGCCGACCCGGAGCTTAAGGTCGCGGGACTCGACGTCCTGGAACCGGCCGAACGCGAGCGGATCCTGGCCGACGCCACCGACCGGCGCGTCCCGACCGCAGACGTCACGATCACCGCACGGGTCGAGGCACAGACGGCGCGTACCCCCGACGCCATCGCCGTGGTCGCCGACGGCGAGTCCCTCACGTACGCCGAACTGGACGCCCGCGCCGAACGGCTCGCGGTCGAACTGGTCGCGCACGGGGTGGGCCCGGAGACCGTGGTGAGCGTGGTCCTGCCCCGCACCGCGACCATGACGGTGGCACTCCTGGGCATCCTCAAGGCCGGCGGAGCCTATCTGCCCGTCGACCCCGCCTACGCCCGCGCCCGCCTCCCGCGCATCCTCCCCGTCGCCCGTCCGCACCTGGTGCTGGCCGCCGCCGACACCCGCGCACTCGTCCCCGACACCGACATCCCCGTCCTCGTCCTCGACGACCTCGACCTCCGGGCCGCCCCCCAGGACACCGGGCCGCGCCCGACGGCCCGCCCCGAGAACCTCGCCTACGTCGTCTACACCTCCGGCTCCACCGGCGTGCCCAAAGGCGTGAGCGTCACCCACGCCACCGTCGTCGACGCCGTGGACGCCCTGGCCGCACACGCCGGCATGGAATCCGGCCGACGGGTCCTGCTCGCCGCCTCGTTCGGCTTCGACGTCGCCACCTTCGAACTGTTCTCCGCGCTCACCACAGGCGGCAGCGTCGAGATCGTCCGCGACGTACTGGAACTGGCCGAACGCGACACCTGGGACGTCGACGTCATCTGCTCGGTGCCCTCGGCCTTCGCGGAACTCGTCGACCAACTCCACGACCGCATCCGGCCCACGGCACTGAACATCTCCGGCGAAGTGCTCACCCCGGCCCTCGCGAACCGGGTGCGCACCCTCTGGCCACAGGCCCGCGTCATCAACAGCTACGGCCCCAGCGAGACCTTCTACGCCACCGCCCACCTCCTGGACCCCGACCGGCCCTACGCCCCCGACGTGCCCATCGGCCGTCCCTTCCCCCGCGTGCGCGCCTACGTCCTCGGCCCCGGCCTGACACTGCTGCCCCCCGGCACACCGGGCGAGCTCTACCTGGCCGGCGCCGGGCGCGGCTACCAGGGGCAACCCGCCCTGACCGCCGACCGCTTCGTAGCCGACCCCTACGGCCCTCCCGGCACCCGCATGTACCGCACCGGCGACCTCGCGAGCCTCACCCCCGACGGCGAACTGCACCACCTGGGCCGCATCGACACCCAGGTCAAGATCCGCGGCTATCGCGTCGAACCCGGCGAGGTCGAAGCCGCCCTGACGGACCATCCCCACATCGCCCAGGCCGCCGTCGTGGCCCGCCAGGCCGGCGACACCCGCTACCTGGCCGCCTACCTCGTCCCCGCCGACGGCGAGAGCGCACCGAACCCGGCCGACATCGCCGACCACCTGGCCGACCGGCTGCCCGACTACATGGTGCCCGCCGCCTACATCCCGCTCGACCGGCTGCCGCTGTCACCCAACGGCAAGCTCGACCACAAGGCCCTGCCCACCCCCGACCTCACCCCCACCACGCCCTTCCGGGCACCCGTCACCGCCCGCGAGAAGGCCCTGGCCAAGCTGTTCGCCGAGGTCCTCGGCGTGGACCGGATCGGTGTCGACGACGGCTTCTTCGCGCTCGGCGGGCACTCCCTGCTCGCCACCCGGCTGATCACCCGCGCCCGCGCCGAGCTGGAGATAGAGATACCCATCCGCAAGATCTTCGACCTGCCGACCGTCTCCGCGCTCGCCGCGTGGTCGGAGGAATCCGCTGTTCCCCTTCGTCCCAGCCTGCGCAAGATGATCGTAGAGGAGTGA